A genome region from Paracoccus stylophorae includes the following:
- a CDS encoding TRAP transporter substrate-binding protein, with translation MNRLLLASVAAAAMTTAAAAQEVTLRVHHFLSADAPIQKGVLEPWEQAVEEQSGGRIDVQIYPSMQLGGKPPQLYDQARDGVVDVAWTLLGYTPGRFPMAEAFELPFMAGTATETTMALQDYQAKYLGDELKDVHPLLIHAPAAYKLHTKDRTVAAMADRSGLKIRAPSRTMTDGLNALGATAVGMPVPEVPQALTTGVIDGAVIPWEVFGSLRIESVTKDHTEFGRENGGLSTSVMALVMNQGAYDALPDDLKQVIDDNSGTALATLAGEAFDQAEEAERQKAVDAGNTITIIAQDDLDEWKTASQPVIDAWVQAMDDAGHDGQAMLEDARSMLEQAQAE, from the coding sequence ATGAACAGATTGTTGCTTGCCAGCGTCGCCGCCGCCGCGATGACCACCGCCGCCGCCGCGCAAGAGGTCACGCTGCGCGTCCATCACTTCCTGTCGGCCGACGCGCCGATCCAGAAAGGCGTGCTGGAACCGTGGGAACAGGCGGTCGAGGAGCAGTCGGGCGGCCGCATCGACGTGCAGATCTATCCCTCGATGCAGCTGGGCGGCAAGCCGCCGCAGCTTTACGACCAGGCCCGCGACGGCGTGGTGGACGTGGCATGGACGCTGCTGGGCTATACACCGGGCCGGTTCCCGATGGCCGAGGCGTTCGAGTTGCCCTTCATGGCCGGCACCGCGACCGAGACCACGATGGCGTTGCAGGACTATCAGGCGAAATATCTGGGCGATGAGCTGAAGGATGTGCATCCGCTGCTGATCCACGCGCCCGCCGCCTATAAGCTGCACACCAAGGACAGGACGGTCGCGGCGATGGCCGACAGGTCGGGGCTGAAGATCCGCGCGCCCTCGCGCACCATGACCGACGGGCTGAACGCGCTTGGCGCGACGGCCGTGGGCATGCCCGTCCCCGAGGTGCCGCAGGCCCTGACCACCGGCGTCATCGACGGCGCGGTCATCCCGTGGGAGGTGTTCGGCAGCCTGCGCATCGAAAGCGTCACCAAGGATCACACCGAGTTCGGGCGCGAGAATGGCGGGCTGTCCACCTCGGTCATGGCGCTGGTGATGAATCAGGGGGCCTATGACGCCCTGCCCGACGATCTGAAACAGGTGATCGACGACAATTCCGGCACCGCGCTGGCCACCTTGGCAGGCGAGGCGTTCGATCAGGCCGAAGAGGCCGAACGGCAGAAGGCCGTCGATGCCGGCAACACGATCACGATCATTGCCCAGGACGATCTGGACGAATGGAAAACCGCCAGCCAGCCGGTCATCGACGCATGGGTGCAGGCCATGGACGATGCCGGACATGACGGGCAGGCGATGCTGGAAGACGCGCGTTCCATGCTGGAACAGGCGCAGGCCGAGTAA
- a CDS encoding TRAP transporter small permease: MDEPLTEHAHPVPLPGWLTALCRAVAGLGGLALLAMMLMTVVSVAKRTILGAPIPGDFELVEIGSAVAIFCFLPWCQATGGNVVVDFFTQKASAQTNHLLEAVGDLLYLLIAALLLWRMIHGGLEMRQYGEQSMVLRIPVWWSFVIVLPAMGLLVATTAATMIGHLRMARAGKARA; this comes from the coding sequence ATGGACGAACCGCTGACCGAACACGCCCATCCCGTGCCGCTGCCCGGCTGGCTGACGGCGCTGTGCCGCGCGGTTGCCGGTCTCGGCGGGCTTGCCCTGCTGGCGATGATGCTGATGACGGTCGTCAGCGTCGCTAAGCGGACGATCCTGGGCGCGCCGATTCCGGGCGATTTCGAACTGGTCGAGATCGGCAGCGCCGTCGCGATCTTCTGCTTTCTGCCGTGGTGTCAGGCCACCGGCGGGAACGTGGTGGTGGATTTCTTCACCCAGAAGGCCAGCGCGCAGACGAACCATCTTCTGGAGGCGGTGGGCGACCTTCTGTATCTGCTGATCGCCGCGCTGCTGTTGTGGCGCATGATCCATGGCGGGCTTGAGATGCGCCAATACGGCGAGCAGTCGATGGTCCTGCGCATCCCCGTCTGGTGGAGCTTTGTGATCGTCCTGCCGGCGATGGGTCTGCTGGTCGCCACCACCGCGGCCACCATGATCGGCCATCTGCGCATGGCGCGCGCCGGAAAGGCGCGGGCATGA
- the pcaG gene encoding protocatechuate 3,4-dioxygenase subunit alpha, with translation MPQTLHYLRETASQTAGPYVHIGLAPGAAGFHIYDQELGHDIAGPNARGQRIRVEGLVIDGTGSAVKDVLLEVWQANADGYYAHPEGGKEVEDGFRGWGRVITDFETGEWGFDTVKPGAVMGRHGRPMAPHLNLWIVARGINLGLNTRMYFEDEAQANADDPVINLIEWERRRATLIARRDGERDGVPRYRFDIRLQGEDETVFFDI, from the coding sequence ATGCCGCAGACATTGCATTACCTGCGCGAGACCGCGTCCCAGACCGCCGGCCCCTATGTCCATATCGGGCTGGCGCCGGGGGCGGCGGGGTTCCATATCTATGACCAGGAACTGGGCCACGACATCGCCGGGCCGAACGCACGCGGCCAGCGCATCCGGGTCGAGGGGCTGGTGATCGACGGCACCGGCAGCGCGGTCAAGGACGTCCTGCTTGAGGTCTGGCAGGCCAATGCCGACGGCTATTACGCCCATCCCGAAGGCGGCAAGGAGGTCGAGGACGGGTTTCGCGGCTGGGGCCGGGTCATCACCGATTTCGAAACCGGCGAATGGGGTTTCGACACGGTCAAGCCGGGGGCGGTGATGGGCCGCCACGGCCGCCCGATGGCGCCGCATCTGAACCTGTGGATCGTGGCGCGCGGCATCAATCTTGGCCTGAACACGCGCATGTATTTCGAGGACGAGGCGCAGGCGAATGCCGACGATCCGGTGATCAACCTGATCGAATGGGAACGGCGCCGCGCGACCCTGATCGCGCGCCGCGACGGCGAACGCGACGGCGTCCCGCGGTATCGTTTCGACATCCGCCTGCAAGGCGAGGACGAGACCGTCTTTTTCGACATCTGA
- a CDS encoding lyase family protein, whose protein sequence is MTLTDGLFADDRLGAIMDAPAQLAAMLRVEGALARVQGRMGIIPQAAADAIAHAADNLSPDPRDLALPAARAGIPAQALVGALKDACADHAGWVHFGATSQDIQDSALILQLREALQILHERLLRLDATLAAKAADHADLPIPARTRFQVAAPTTLGAKIAVWRAPLARHGQRLAELRPRLLHVSLYGAAGTGAALAPQMPAIRKALADELDLSAPDIPWHAARDGIVELGGWLGLVTGSLGKMGSDLILLGQSGIGEVAAGTGGGSSTMPQKSNPVAAEALVGIARLNAGAVGTLHQAMVHAQERDGSALAIEWQVLPDMVIRTGAALRLAQDLAETLTPLSCGIGRSFADDRGAMLAEAAGFHLARHMPRAGALRLVAAALADLAADRTETLAGALSRHAPGHDWAHILAPERNTGDAAAQART, encoded by the coding sequence ATGACCCTGACCGACGGCCTGTTCGCCGACGACCGGCTTGGCGCGATCATGGACGCGCCGGCCCAGCTTGCCGCGATGCTGCGGGTCGAGGGCGCGCTGGCGCGGGTGCAGGGCCGCATGGGCATCATCCCGCAGGCGGCGGCCGACGCCATCGCGCACGCGGCCGACAATCTGTCGCCGGACCCGCGCGATCTGGCCCTGCCCGCCGCCAGGGCCGGGATTCCGGCGCAGGCGCTGGTCGGCGCGCTGAAGGATGCCTGTGCGGATCATGCCGGTTGGGTGCATTTCGGCGCCACCTCGCAGGATATTCAGGACAGCGCGCTGATCCTGCAACTGCGCGAGGCGTTGCAGATCCTTCACGAAAGGCTGCTGCGGCTGGACGCGACCTTGGCCGCGAAGGCAGCGGACCATGCCGATCTGCCGATCCCCGCGCGGACCCGGTTCCAGGTCGCGGCACCCACGACGCTGGGGGCCAAGATCGCCGTCTGGCGCGCGCCGCTGGCCCGGCATGGGCAGCGGCTGGCCGAACTGCGCCCGCGCCTGCTGCATGTCTCGCTTTACGGCGCGGCGGGAACCGGCGCCGCGCTGGCGCCGCAGATGCCCGCGATCCGCAAGGCGCTGGCGGACGAACTGGATCTGTCCGCGCCCGATATCCCCTGGCACGCGGCGCGGGACGGGATCGTGGAACTGGGCGGCTGGCTGGGGCTTGTCACCGGCAGCCTGGGCAAGATGGGCTCCGATCTGATCCTGCTGGGACAGTCGGGCATCGGCGAGGTCGCGGCAGGCACGGGCGGCGGATCGTCAACCATGCCGCAGAAATCGAACCCAGTCGCGGCCGAGGCGCTGGTCGGCATCGCCCGGCTGAACGCGGGGGCGGTCGGCACGCTGCATCAGGCGATGGTGCACGCGCAGGAACGCGACGGCAGCGCGCTGGCGATCGAATGGCAGGTGCTGCCCGACATGGTCATCCGCACCGGCGCCGCGCTGCGTCTGGCGCAGGACCTGGCCGAGACGCTGACGCCCCTGTCCTGCGGCATCGGGCGCAGCTTTGCCGATGATCGCGGCGCGATGCTGGCCGAGGCGGCGGGGTTTCACCTTGCCCGCCACATGCCGCGCGCAGGCGCCCTGCGGCTGGTCGCCGCGGCGCTGGCCGATCTTGCGGCGGACAGGACCGAAACCCTGGCCGGGGCGCTGTCGCGCCACGCGCCGGGCCATGACTGGGCGCATATCCTTGCGCCCGAACGGAACACGGGCGATGCCGCCGCGCAGGCCCGGACATGA
- a CDS encoding 3-keto-5-aminohexanoate cleavage protein, protein MTTPCIICVAITGSLPTKQDNPAVPIAVSEQIDSTHQAFEAGATIAHCHVRDDEGKPTSDPDRFAALMEGIRAHCPGMIVQLSTGGRSGAGQARGGMLPLSPDMASLSVGSNNFPTRVYENPPDLVDWLAAQMIEHDVMPEIEAFDLSHIFQAAKMWQDGRLRDRPYVQFVMGVKNAMPADREVLDFYIRTVARLFGEDAPWCAAGIGPNQLTLNEWAISSGGHARTGLEDNVRLDRDTLAPSNAALVERAVELCGKYGRAVATPAQARQILGLTAA, encoded by the coding sequence ATGACCACACCCTGCATCATCTGCGTGGCGATCACCGGCAGCCTGCCGACCAAGCAGGACAATCCCGCCGTTCCGATCGCCGTGTCCGAACAGATCGACTCCACCCATCAGGCGTTCGAGGCCGGCGCGACCATCGCCCATTGCCATGTCCGCGACGACGAGGGCAAGCCGACCAGCGATCCCGACCGCTTCGCCGCGCTGATGGAGGGCATCCGGGCGCATTGTCCCGGCATGATCGTGCAATTGTCCACCGGCGGGCGTTCCGGCGCGGGACAGGCACGGGGCGGGATGCTGCCGCTGTCGCCCGACATGGCCAGCCTGTCGGTCGGGTCGAACAATTTCCCGACCCGCGTCTATGAAAACCCGCCCGATCTGGTCGATTGGCTGGCCGCGCAGATGATCGAACACGACGTGATGCCCGAGATCGAGGCCTTCGATCTGTCGCATATCTTCCAGGCCGCGAAGATGTGGCAGGACGGGCGGTTGCGCGACCGCCCCTATGTCCAGTTCGTGATGGGCGTCAAGAACGCCATGCCGGCGGATCGCGAGGTGCTCGATTTCTACATCCGCACCGTCGCGCGGCTGTTTGGCGAGGACGCGCCGTGGTGCGCGGCCGGCATCGGGCCGAACCAGCTGACGCTGAACGAATGGGCCATCTCGTCGGGCGGTCACGCGCGCACCGGGCTTGAGGACAATGTCCGGCTGGACCGCGACACGCTGGCGCCCTCGAACGCGGCGCTGGTGGAACGCGCGGTCGAGTTGTGCGGCAAATACGGCCGGGCGGTGGCGACGCCGGCGCAGGCGCGCCAGATCCTGGGCCTGACCGCCGCATGA
- a CDS encoding TRAP transporter large permease, whose translation MTGIAAGLTGFAVLLALMAVRIPIGVAMLGVGIGGYGLWTGTTPLLAFLKTSTYYQFSTYSLSVIPLFVLMGEFATKAGMSRALYRTAAAFLGHRKGGLAMASIGGCAAFGAICGSSLATAATMGQVALPEMKRYNYSGALATGSLAAGGTLGILIPPSVILVLYALMAEQSIAKMFVAALVPGVLAALGYMVAVAIFVSRNPDDGPAGPRANWAERLGALRETWTLIVIFALVIVGMYRGWFTPTEAAAVGAFGTGLLAVLHGGMRLRGIADCLRGTAVTSGMIFLILLGAETFNAFLAQTRTPMLLADAIQNSGLTPMLVLLAMLVLYLVLGCVMDSMSMLLLTIPIFYPIIAGLDFGMPREETLIWFGILAVVVVEVGLITPPVGMNVFVINGMAKDVPMIESFRGVLPFLISDVIRIAALVAFPFVTLGLVRLLG comes from the coding sequence ATGACGGGGATCGCCGCCGGGCTGACGGGGTTCGCGGTGCTGCTGGCGCTGATGGCGGTGCGTATCCCCATCGGGGTCGCGATGCTGGGCGTCGGCATCGGCGGCTATGGGCTGTGGACGGGAACGACGCCGCTGCTGGCGTTCCTGAAAACCTCGACCTACTACCAGTTCTCGACCTATTCGCTGTCGGTCATTCCGCTGTTCGTGCTGATGGGCGAATTCGCCACCAAGGCCGGGATGAGCCGGGCACTGTATCGCACGGCGGCGGCGTTTCTGGGGCATCGCAAGGGCGGGCTGGCCATGGCCTCGATCGGCGGGTGCGCGGCCTTCGGCGCGATCTGCGGCTCGTCGCTGGCCACCGCCGCCACCATGGGCCAGGTCGCCCTGCCCGAGATGAAGCGATACAACTACAGCGGCGCGCTGGCCACCGGATCGCTGGCGGCGGGCGGTACGCTTGGCATCCTGATCCCGCCTTCGGTGATCCTGGTGCTGTATGCGCTGATGGCCGAACAAAGCATCGCCAAGATGTTCGTGGCGGCACTGGTGCCCGGCGTGCTGGCCGCGCTCGGTTATATGGTCGCCGTGGCCATCTTCGTCAGCCGCAATCCCGATGACGGTCCGGCCGGCCCGCGCGCGAACTGGGCCGAACGGCTTGGCGCGCTGCGCGAGACCTGGACGCTGATCGTGATCTTCGCGCTGGTCATCGTGGGCATGTATCGCGGCTGGTTCACGCCGACCGAAGCCGCCGCCGTCGGCGCCTTCGGCACCGGATTGCTGGCGGTGCTGCATGGCGGGATGCGGCTGAGGGGAATCGCGGATTGCCTGCGCGGCACCGCCGTCACCTCGGGGATGATCTTCCTGATCCTTCTGGGGGCCGAGACGTTCAACGCGTTTCTGGCGCAGACCCGGACGCCGATGCTGCTTGCCGATGCGATCCAGAATTCCGGCCTGACGCCGATGCTGGTCCTGCTCGCGATGCTGGTGCTGTATCTGGTGCTGGGCTGCGTGATGGATTCGATGTCCATGCTGCTGCTGACGATCCCGATCTTCTATCCGATCATCGCGGGGCTGGATTTCGGCATGCCGCGCGAAGAAACGCTGATCTGGTTCGGCATCCTTGCCGTCGTGGTGGTCGAGGTCGGGCTGATCACCCCGCCGGTGGGCATGAACGTCTTTGTCATCAACGGCATGGCCAAGGACGTGCCGATGATCGAAAGCTTTCGCGGCGTGCTGCCGTTCCTGATCAGCGACGTGATCCGCATCGCGGCGCTTGTGGCCTTTCCCTTCGTCACCTTGGGTCTGGTGCGATTGCTGGGCTGA